CTCAACGAAGCCGTGCTGCGCACCAAGGTGCTGCGGCCGGACATGAGGTAGCCCGATGGCAGCGGGAGACGTCACCGTCACGGTGGTCGGCAACCTCACGAACGACCCGGAGCTGCGGTTCACGCCCAGCGGCGCCGCGGTCGCGTCGTTCACGGTCGCCTCGACCCCGCGCATCCTGGACAAGGCCACCAACGAGTGGAAGGACGGCGACGCGCTGTTCCTTCGCTGCAGCGTGTGGCGGCAGGCGGCGGAGAACGTCGCGGAGTCCCTCACCCGCGGTGCGCGCGTGATGGTCACCGGGCGGCTCAAGCAGCGCAGCTACGA
The sequence above is a segment of the Mycobacteriales bacterium genome. Coding sequences within it:
- a CDS encoding single-stranded DNA-binding protein, which encodes MAAGDVTVTVVGNLTNDPELRFTPSGAAVASFTVASTPRILDKATNEWKDGDALFLRCSVWRQAAENVAESLTRGARVMVTGRLKQRSYETKEGEKRTVVELEVDEVGPSLRYATAKVTKASRGGGGGGGFGGGAPSGGAAIDDDPWATPAPGGGGMSDEPPF